From Dethiobacter alkaliphilus AHT 1, one genomic window encodes:
- a CDS encoding polysaccharide deacetylase family protein — translation MIKSVVITKRSRFVLMFLATALFVLSLFWLFGGERADPTVGQKRLLPIYYVDTEEKKVAISFDASWGAEYTETILGILKENDIKTTFFLTGFWIEKYPELVKKIVAEGHELGNHTWTHPHLNTLDKESIKKELQRVHAALTDLGGKEPYLFRPPFGEYSDKVIEVADELGYKTIQWSIDSLDWKDLGATTITQRVTEKFHPGAIILFHNNGRYTADALPNIIKFAQENDYEIIPISELLYKEDYYIDSSDGAQKKNQ, via the coding sequence ATGATTAAAAGTGTGGTGATTACAAAAAGAAGCCGGTTTGTGCTGATGTTTCTGGCGACAGCTCTTTTTGTTCTGTCCCTCTTTTGGCTTTTTGGCGGTGAACGGGCCGACCCCACAGTGGGCCAGAAGCGACTGCTGCCCATCTACTATGTGGATACCGAAGAAAAGAAAGTGGCCATTTCTTTTGATGCATCCTGGGGTGCCGAGTACACCGAAACCATCTTAGGCATTTTGAAGGAAAATGATATTAAGACCACTTTTTTCCTCACCGGGTTCTGGATAGAGAAATACCCGGAATTGGTAAAAAAAATAGTGGCCGAAGGCCATGAACTGGGCAACCACACCTGGACTCATCCCCACCTGAATACCCTTGATAAAGAATCCATCAAAAAAGAGCTGCAGCGTGTGCACGCCGCCCTCACCGACCTGGGTGGCAAAGAGCCCTACCTCTTCCGCCCTCCTTTTGGTGAATACAGTGACAAAGTAATTGAAGTAGCCGATGAACTGGGTTACAAAACTATACAGTGGAGCATCGATTCACTGGACTGGAAAGACTTAGGTGCCACAACCATTACCCAGCGGGTCACAGAAAAGTTCCATCCCGGCGCCATCATTCTCTTCCACAATAACGGCCGCTATACCGCCGATGCCCTGCCGAACATAATTAAATTTGCCCAGGAAAACGATTATGAAATCATCCCCATCTCAGAGTTGTTATATAAGGAAGATTACTACATTGACTCCAGCGACGGAGCACAAAAGAAAAATCAGTGA
- a CDS encoding phenylacetate--CoA ligase family protein, whose amino-acid sequence MYWNREAECMSRDRLQEVQLKRLKKTVERVYNSVPHYRRVFQAEGIEPGDIQSLDDLSRLPFTVKQDFRDNYPFGLFSVPQNEIVRYHSSSGTTGKPTVVGYTRNDLATWSELMARSLVSAGATRNSVVQNAYGYGLFTGGLGVHYGAELLGAAVIPISGGNTQRQVMVMKDFGTNVLTCTPSYALFIAEVIEEMGLSLDEFKLHAGIFGAEPWSENMRQEIERRLGIRATDIYGLSEIIGPGVAIECEEKCGLHIFEDHFIPEIIDPATGEVLPYGEKGELAITTVTKEALPIIRYRTRDITTLTVEPCLCGRTHVRMAKVTGRSDDMIIVRGVNVFPTQVESVLLEIGETEPHYQLVVTRKGSLDMLEIQVEVSERMFSDKIKRLEELEKKIHSQIDSILGISAKIRLVEPKTIPRSEGKAKRVIDKREL is encoded by the coding sequence TTGTATTGGAATCGCGAAGCGGAATGCATGTCGAGGGACAGGCTGCAGGAAGTGCAGCTTAAGCGCTTGAAAAAGACGGTAGAACGGGTATACAACAGCGTTCCCCATTATCGTCGCGTTTTTCAGGCCGAAGGAATCGAGCCGGGTGATATTCAAAGCCTGGACGATCTGTCCAGATTACCGTTTACAGTAAAACAGGATTTCCGGGACAATTACCCGTTTGGCCTGTTTTCGGTACCGCAAAATGAAATTGTACGCTATCACTCTTCTTCAGGAACCACCGGGAAACCCACCGTTGTGGGCTATACCAGAAATGATTTGGCCACCTGGTCTGAGCTGATGGCCCGTTCTTTGGTAAGTGCCGGCGCCACCCGTAATTCTGTGGTGCAAAACGCCTACGGTTACGGCCTGTTTACCGGGGGCCTGGGCGTTCATTACGGCGCGGAGCTTTTGGGTGCAGCTGTTATTCCCATTTCCGGCGGAAACACCCAGCGTCAGGTAATGGTGATGAAGGACTTTGGCACTAACGTTTTAACCTGCACGCCCAGTTATGCGCTGTTTATCGCCGAAGTAATTGAAGAGATGGGATTATCATTGGATGAATTTAAGCTGCATGCTGGAATTTTCGGCGCCGAACCCTGGTCTGAGAATATGCGCCAGGAAATTGAGCGGCGTTTGGGTATCCGTGCCACCGATATTTACGGACTCAGTGAAATTATCGGGCCCGGTGTGGCCATTGAATGTGAAGAGAAGTGTGGCCTGCATATCTTCGAGGACCACTTTATTCCCGAAATCATTGACCCGGCCACCGGCGAAGTGTTGCCTTACGGTGAAAAAGGCGAGCTGGCCATCACCACTGTCACCAAAGAAGCACTGCCCATTATCCGCTACCGGACCCGGGATATTACCACATTGACTGTGGAGCCCTGCCTCTGTGGACGCACCCATGTGCGCATGGCTAAGGTCACCGGACGCAGTGATGATATGATTATTGTCCGCGGCGTTAACGTTTTCCCCACCCAGGTGGAAAGTGTCTTGCTGGAAATCGGTGAAACAGAACCGCACTACCAGCTGGTGGTAACCCGCAAGGGCAGCTTGGATATGCTGGAAATTCAGGTGGAAGTTTCAGAGCGCATGTTCTCTGATAAGATTAAGCGTTTAGAAGAGCTGGAGAAAAAGATTCACTCGCAAATAGATTCCATTTTGGGCATCAGCGCAAAAATCCGCCTGGTGGAGCCCAAGACTATTCCGCGCAGTGAAGGGAAAGCTAAACGTGTCATCGATAAACGTGAGTTATAG
- the hisC gene encoding histidinol-phosphate transaminase encodes MVKQLHRQQIMEIKPYVPGKPVEEVERELGISDVIKLASNENPLGPAPASLKVMQELINKVATYPDGNCYYLKNSLAEKLNLTFSHLVVGNGSDEVIKLIAEAFLDEGDEIIMANPSFSEYDFAAKIMGARTVMVPTKDLTHDLEAMAAAVTENTKLVFVCNPNNPTGTMVGKKEVEAFLDKLPQGVITIFDEAYFEYVLAEDYPDTLEFVRQERDVIVLRTFSKIYGLAGLRIGYGVAKPELIGLISRVKEPFNVNLIAQGAALAALEDVDHVKNSVAMNEEGKKYLYEEFERMNLPYQPTHANFIWVQIKADCQKAFAKLMRLGVIVRTGDIFGAPDVVRVTVGTSEQNKRFIEALEKVLTEEGVFS; translated from the coding sequence ATGGTAAAACAATTACACAGACAACAAATTATGGAAATTAAGCCCTACGTGCCGGGTAAGCCGGTGGAAGAAGTGGAGCGGGAGTTAGGCATCTCTGATGTGATCAAGTTGGCATCCAACGAAAACCCGCTGGGACCGGCACCGGCCTCATTGAAAGTGATGCAGGAGCTAATCAACAAAGTTGCCACCTATCCAGACGGCAACTGCTACTATCTGAAAAATTCCCTGGCGGAAAAGTTAAACCTGACTTTTTCCCATTTAGTTGTGGGCAACGGGTCCGATGAAGTAATTAAACTGATTGCCGAAGCGTTTCTGGATGAAGGGGACGAAATTATTATGGCTAACCCTTCATTTTCCGAATATGATTTTGCGGCAAAAATCATGGGGGCACGTACCGTGATGGTGCCCACCAAAGACCTTACCCACGACCTGGAGGCTATGGCGGCGGCGGTGACAGAGAATACCAAGCTGGTTTTTGTCTGTAACCCCAATAACCCCACCGGTACCATGGTAGGTAAGAAAGAAGTAGAAGCCTTTTTGGATAAACTGCCCCAAGGGGTAATAACCATTTTTGACGAAGCATATTTCGAATACGTTCTGGCTGAGGATTACCCCGATACCCTGGAGTTTGTCCGTCAGGAGCGGGACGTTATTGTCCTGCGTACTTTCTCCAAGATTTACGGTTTGGCGGGCCTGCGCATCGGCTATGGCGTAGCCAAGCCAGAGCTTATCGGCCTGATTAGCCGGGTTAAAGAACCCTTTAACGTAAACTTGATTGCCCAGGGCGCAGCCCTGGCCGCTTTGGAAGACGTGGATCATGTCAAAAACAGCGTGGCCATGAATGAGGAAGGCAAAAAGTATCTCTACGAAGAGTTTGAGCGGATGAACCTTCCTTACCAGCCCACCCATGCCAACTTTATCTGGGTTCAGATAAAAGCCGACTGTCAAAAAGCATTTGCCAAGCTGATGCGCCTGGGTGTCATTGTGCGCACCGGCGACATTTTCGGCGCACCGGATGTGGTCCGGGTGACCGTTGGTACTTCCGAGCAAAATAAACGGTTTATCGAAGCGCTGGAGAAAGTCTTGACAGAAGAAGGCGTCTTTAGCTAA
- the thiM gene encoding hydroxyethylthiazole kinase, translated as MEIGGLLEKLREEKPLVHHITNMVTMSECANVTLVAGGLPIMAHAPQEVAEMVSHAGALVLNIGTLTPAQVDAMVLAGRRANELGLPVVLDPVGAGATSLRLEAAKRLLKEIKISIIKGNEAEVAIMAGGAAEIKGVESINVSGDVVELAASLARDTNAVVAVTGAVDRVTDGERMVEVTNGNALMATVVGTGCMTASVMGCFAAVEKDTLKAAVAALVTFNVAAELAARNSDAPASFKSQLFDELYRLDEQTIKTRQNIKERMINQ; from the coding sequence TTGGAGATTGGTGGGTTGTTGGAGAAGTTGAGAGAGGAAAAGCCTTTGGTGCATCATATTACCAATATGGTGACCATGAGTGAGTGTGCCAATGTGACGCTGGTGGCAGGAGGGCTACCCATTATGGCCCATGCGCCCCAAGAGGTGGCGGAGATGGTGAGTCATGCCGGGGCTTTGGTATTAAATATCGGGACGCTGACGCCGGCGCAGGTGGATGCCATGGTGCTGGCGGGCCGGCGGGCCAATGAGCTGGGCCTGCCTGTGGTGCTGGATCCGGTGGGAGCCGGAGCCACTTCCCTGCGCTTAGAGGCAGCCAAGCGTCTATTAAAAGAAATTAAAATCAGCATCATTAAGGGGAATGAAGCAGAAGTTGCCATAATGGCCGGAGGTGCCGCCGAGATTAAGGGAGTGGAGTCCATTAACGTCAGCGGTGATGTGGTGGAGCTGGCCGCTTCCCTGGCCCGGGATACCAATGCTGTGGTGGCGGTAACCGGTGCGGTGGACCGGGTCACCGACGGAGAGAGAATGGTGGAGGTTACAAACGGTAATGCCCTCATGGCTACGGTGGTAGGAACAGGCTGTATGACAGCCTCTGTGATGGGCTGCTTTGCTGCGGTGGAAAAAGATACCCTTAAGGCTGCGGTGGCAGCACTTGTGACCTTTAATGTGGCGGCGGAGCTGGCGGCACGCAATTCTGATGCACCGGCTTCTTTTAAGTCTCAGCTTTTTGATGAACTGTATCGGTTAGATGAGCAAACAATTAAAACCAGACAAAATATCAAAGAAAGGATGATAAACCAGTGA
- the thiW gene encoding energy coupling factor transporter S component ThiW: MSVKRLVAMGLLTAIGTLAGVFSIPVAGAMIFPVQHAINVLAAVLLGPGPAVLVAFAVALLRNLLGTGTVLAFPGGMIGAFVAGYAFRFFKRDYAAAVGEVFGTGILGALAAVPLARLVLGSEAIAFVFVIPFATSSLAGAVLGLVVLKGVAVAAPKQLGEEGK; the protein is encoded by the coding sequence GTGAGTGTAAAAAGATTAGTGGCAATGGGCCTGTTAACTGCAATTGGGACCTTAGCCGGCGTTTTTTCCATTCCTGTGGCAGGAGCCATGATTTTTCCGGTTCAGCATGCCATTAATGTGCTGGCGGCAGTATTATTGGGTCCCGGGCCCGCGGTGCTGGTGGCTTTTGCCGTGGCGCTGCTGCGTAACCTGTTGGGGACCGGAACGGTTTTGGCTTTTCCCGGCGGTATGATTGGTGCCTTTGTGGCCGGTTATGCTTTTAGGTTCTTTAAGCGGGATTATGCTGCGGCTGTGGGCGAAGTTTTCGGCACCGGTATCCTGGGAGCCCTGGCGGCAGTCCCGTTGGCACGCTTGGTACTAGGAAGTGAGGCCATTGCTTTTGTTTTTGTGATACCCTTTGCCACCAGCAGCCTGGCCGGTGCGGTATTAGGACTTGTAGTATTAAAAGGCGTGGCGGTTGCCGCGCCAAAACAACTGGGAGAAGAGGGGAAATAA
- the thiC gene encoding phosphomethylpyrimidine synthase ThiC produces the protein MTQLIKAREGIITQEMIAAAKKENVEPELIRQGLVDGTLVVPANVNHKSLEPCAIGKGTKTKVNANIGTSTDFPDPEAELEKLRQVVDAGADAVMDLSTGPNITDTRRRMLGASPLPVGTVPVYQATAEANVRYGAMMKLTADDLFDVVEEQCKDGVDFITVHCGITRQVIDVLKKRRRVADIVSRGGAFLTGWMLHHDRENPLYERYDELLEIAARYDVTLSLGDGLRPGCLADATDGPQIQELLVLGELVERAWEKGVQVMVEGPGHVPLDQVRSNVDLQKSLCKGAPFYVLGPLVTDVAPGYDHITSAIGGALAAWAGADFLCYVTPAEHLGLPDAKDVRDGIMASRIAAHAADIAKGLPGAAEWDLSMAKARKALDWEKQIELSIDPGHAAAVRKKKNPEHREECSMCGEFCAMKVVAEALGTEAECC, from the coding sequence GTGACACAACTGATTAAAGCAAGAGAGGGAATTATCACTCAGGAAATGATTGCTGCTGCCAAAAAGGAAAATGTAGAACCGGAGCTGATCCGGCAGGGTTTGGTTGACGGCACGTTGGTGGTGCCGGCCAATGTTAATCATAAGTCGCTGGAGCCATGCGCCATTGGCAAAGGCACCAAGACAAAGGTTAATGCCAATATCGGTACATCCACCGATTTCCCCGATCCTGAGGCGGAACTGGAGAAGCTGCGACAGGTTGTGGATGCCGGCGCCGATGCGGTGATGGATTTATCCACCGGCCCCAATATTACCGATACCAGGCGGCGCATGCTGGGCGCCTCGCCCCTGCCGGTGGGGACGGTCCCCGTTTATCAGGCCACCGCAGAAGCCAATGTGCGCTACGGTGCCATGATGAAGCTGACCGCCGACGACCTTTTTGACGTGGTGGAGGAGCAGTGTAAAGACGGGGTGGACTTTATTACCGTCCACTGCGGGATTACCCGCCAGGTCATTGACGTCTTGAAAAAACGCCGGCGCGTGGCCGATATTGTCAGCCGCGGCGGCGCCTTTCTTACCGGTTGGATGCTGCACCATGACCGGGAAAATCCGCTTTATGAACGCTACGATGAGCTATTGGAAATTGCTGCCCGCTATGATGTGACCCTTAGCCTGGGTGACGGGCTGCGACCCGGTTGCCTGGCTGATGCCACCGACGGCCCGCAGATTCAGGAGCTGCTTGTTTTGGGCGAACTGGTGGAGCGGGCCTGGGAGAAGGGCGTGCAGGTGATGGTGGAAGGCCCGGGCCATGTGCCGCTGGATCAGGTGCGCTCCAATGTTGACCTGCAGAAATCGCTGTGTAAAGGGGCACCGTTTTATGTGCTGGGGCCGCTGGTCACCGATGTGGCGCCGGGTTATGACCATATTACTTCCGCCATCGGCGGAGCACTGGCTGCCTGGGCCGGTGCGGATTTCCTCTGCTATGTAACTCCGGCAGAACATTTGGGCCTGCCCGATGCCAAAGATGTGCGTGACGGCATAATGGCCAGCCGCATTGCCGCCCATGCCGCCGATATTGCCAAAGGTCTTCCCGGAGCAGCGGAGTGGGATTTGTCCATGGCCAAAGCGCGCAAGGCACTGGACTGGGAGAAGCAGATCGAGCTTTCCATCGACCCCGGTCATGCTGCGGCGGTGCGCAAAAAGAAAAACCCCGAACACAGAGAGGAATGCTCCATGTGCGGGGAGTTTTGTGCCATGAAAGTTGTGGCGGAAGCACTGGGCACCGAAGCCGAGTGCTGCTAA
- a CDS encoding PRC-barrel domain-containing protein: MKKSRDVVGLPVIELSEGKLLGRIHSLVINPATRSVAALEVGERSLLKTKTELIPFASIRSIGGDAVTLQSHDAVQQADEQPELAALMDRKIIGTKVVTVDGSLAGTVEELSFTAEDGALTEIFLLVDKTREHLALPVAVVENFGRDFIIVNADYLVQAREAEAVDTTDRMGRQIPHSLEAKAIEFVLEREAGQDVTDDDGNFIIRKGETVTIDVISHAREKNRLTQVLIAAGVSELLEGLDFTREKLDTGSKKLLESWQSLRDRSHEWLVRRLEDDRPGPTSELRELWFQLQGRLAQGGRELEDETRTKIRQYVLGKKLAHPVYDKNGILLGGRGDQVTAEMREAAENAERLPQLFLSAAAGDVQLALDPIKKQIKDVLGD, encoded by the coding sequence ATGAAAAAGTCGCGAGATGTTGTGGGCCTGCCTGTTATTGAGCTTAGCGAAGGAAAGCTGCTGGGGCGGATTCACAGTTTGGTGATCAATCCTGCCACCCGCAGCGTGGCTGCACTGGAGGTGGGCGAACGCTCACTCCTGAAAACAAAAACCGAGTTAATTCCCTTTGCCTCAATTCGCAGCATCGGTGGTGACGCCGTCACGCTGCAGAGCCATGATGCGGTACAGCAGGCGGATGAACAGCCGGAATTAGCTGCCCTTATGGACCGAAAAATAATAGGCACCAAGGTTGTTACGGTGGACGGGTCGCTGGCCGGCACAGTGGAGGAGCTGTCCTTTACCGCAGAGGATGGCGCCTTAACGGAAATATTTTTGCTGGTAGACAAAACCCGTGAGCACCTGGCCCTGCCGGTGGCGGTGGTGGAAAACTTTGGCCGTGATTTTATTATCGTTAATGCAGATTATCTGGTGCAGGCCCGCGAAGCGGAAGCAGTGGACACCACAGACCGGATGGGTCGTCAGATTCCCCACTCCCTGGAAGCCAAAGCGATCGAATTTGTGCTGGAAAGGGAAGCCGGTCAGGATGTGACCGATGACGACGGCAACTTTATTATTCGCAAAGGAGAAACGGTAACCATTGACGTCATCAGCCATGCCCGGGAGAAAAACCGCCTTACACAGGTATTGATTGCCGCCGGCGTCAGTGAATTGCTGGAGGGTCTGGACTTTACCAGGGAAAAGCTGGACACCGGCAGCAAAAAGCTTTTGGAAAGCTGGCAGAGCCTGCGGGACCGCTCCCATGAATGGCTGGTCCGCAGACTGGAAGATGACAGACCGGGTCCCACTTCCGAGCTGCGGGAACTCTGGTTTCAGCTGCAGGGGCGCCTGGCTCAGGGCGGCCGTGAACTGGAAGATGAAACCCGGACCAAGATTCGCCAATATGTGCTGGGTAAAAAGCTGGCACATCCGGTCTATGATAAAAACGGCATCCTGCTGGGAGGCCGGGGTGATCAGGTAACCGCCGAGATGCGTGAGGCGGCAGAAAATGCAGAACGCCTGCCGCAGCTGTTTTTGTCAGCGGCAGCAGGCGATGTACAACTGGCTCTTGACCCCATTAAAAAACAAATTAAAGATGTCTTAGGAGATTAG
- the thiL gene encoding thiamine-phosphate kinase — protein sequence MKIKDLGERALIKQITEVLGESASANGFVGIGDDAALTTCNKEAWLVTSKDMLVEGVHFLLPAMTPADLGYKALAVNISDIAAMGGVPRHAYVALALPKETGVEFILEFYRGMGPLAAELGTTISGGDTVSSPGPLMISITVQGEVDRQKALLRSGASPGDILCTTGPLGASAAGLALLLNRELDCPEKLRSQALNAHFRPVPRVREADFLAHSGAVTAAMDISDGLLEDLGEISQASGCGVLLEEDKIPVHPAAQQIAPLAQSLAAEWALNGGEDYELLLAVQSRRFASLSREYESRFGVPLMPIGKVVGEKGLWMVTKEGKRVKLTIKGFQHF from the coding sequence ATGAAAATAAAGGATTTGGGCGAACGTGCCCTGATAAAACAGATCACCGAAGTGCTTGGGGAAAGCGCCTCGGCCAACGGGTTTGTGGGAATAGGCGATGATGCGGCTCTGACAACCTGTAATAAAGAAGCGTGGCTTGTTACCAGCAAAGATATGCTGGTGGAGGGCGTTCATTTTTTGCTGCCTGCCATGACTCCTGCGGATTTGGGCTACAAAGCTCTGGCGGTAAATATCAGCGATATTGCCGCCATGGGTGGCGTGCCGCGCCACGCGTATGTGGCGCTGGCTTTGCCCAAAGAAACAGGGGTGGAATTTATTCTGGAGTTTTACCGTGGCATGGGTCCGCTGGCCGCAGAATTGGGCACCACCATCAGCGGTGGCGATACCGTTTCTTCACCCGGCCCTCTGATGATCAGTATCACGGTGCAGGGGGAAGTTGACCGGCAAAAAGCACTTTTGCGCAGCGGTGCCTCTCCCGGAGATATACTTTGTACCACCGGGCCCCTTGGCGCTTCTGCCGCCGGCCTGGCTCTGCTTTTAAACAGGGAGCTGGACTGCCCGGAAAAGCTGCGTTCTCAGGCTCTGAATGCCCACTTCCGTCCCGTCCCCCGGGTACGGGAAGCTGATTTTCTGGCCCACAGCGGTGCAGTTACCGCAGCCATGGACATTTCAGACGGTCTTTTGGAGGACTTGGGTGAAATAAGCCAGGCCAGCGGCTGCGGAGTGCTGTTGGAGGAAGATAAAATCCCGGTCCACCCTGCTGCCCAACAGATTGCTCCTCTGGCGCAAAGTTTGGCGGCGGAATGGGCCTTAAACGGCGGCGAAGATTATGAGCTACTTTTGGCTGTGCAAAGCCGGCGATTTGCGTCCCTGTCCCGGGAGTATGAAAGTCGCTTTGGAGTGCCGCTTATGCCAATCGGTAAAGTGGTGGGGGAAAAGGGCCTGTGGATGGTTACAAAAGAGGGAAAACGGGTAAAACTAACGATTAAGGGTTTTCAGCATTTTTAA
- the tsaE gene encoding tRNA (adenosine(37)-N6)-threonylcarbamoyltransferase complex ATPase subunit type 1 TsaE, whose translation MEHVIYTHSEEETEQVAAELGKSLFPGAVVLLQGDLGAGKTVFARGVGQGLGVATHIQSPTFTLMNAHQGRIPFYHFDLYRLESEEELFELGMEEYLDGDGVSLLEWAEKFPEYFTLPVLQVTIEVLSATKRRLVLRAEAGPYEQVITALAAGGTKR comes from the coding sequence TTGGAACATGTAATTTATACCCATAGTGAAGAGGAGACGGAGCAGGTAGCGGCGGAGCTGGGAAAAAGTTTGTTTCCCGGGGCGGTGGTGCTTTTACAGGGTGATTTAGGAGCGGGCAAGACCGTATTTGCCCGCGGGGTGGGTCAGGGGCTCGGTGTGGCCACCCACATCCAAAGCCCCACCTTTACCTTGATGAATGCCCATCAGGGACGCATTCCTTTTTATCATTTTGACCTGTACCGTCTGGAATCGGAAGAGGAGCTTTTTGAATTGGGCATGGAGGAATATTTAGACGGCGACGGCGTCAGCCTGTTGGAGTGGGCGGAAAAGTTCCCGGAGTATTTTACTCTGCCTGTACTGCAGGTAACCATAGAAGTACTAAGCGCCACTAAAAGGCGACTGGTGCTGAGGGCAGAGGCCGGGCCCTATGAACAGGTAATCACTGCCTTGGCTGCGGGGGGTACAAAACGTTGA
- the tsaB gene encoding tRNA (adenosine(37)-N6)-threonylcarbamoyltransferase complex dimerization subunit type 1 TsaB: MRVLGIDSATLVCSVALVSEEKTLAEYNLQVKKTHSERLLPLIAAMLRDTGLKPADLDGVAVAAGPGSFTGVRIGMVTAKSLGQALAVPLAGVSTLQALAAQHPHFPGVVCPILDARRDQVYNAVFLPGELPEHIQKERALALGELLAELKDGEKDVLFVGDAVPLHRETIADALGRRACFMPPESSVCRAAAVARLGLKELQAGGGRTWRDLEPQYVRRSEAEVKYLARKKQGGTGLDCDN; this comes from the coding sequence TTGAGGGTACTGGGAATCGACAGCGCTACGCTGGTCTGTAGTGTGGCACTGGTGTCGGAAGAAAAAACACTGGCAGAATACAACCTGCAGGTTAAAAAAACACATTCGGAACGTCTGCTGCCTTTGATTGCAGCCATGCTTCGTGATACAGGCCTAAAACCCGCCGATCTGGACGGTGTGGCGGTAGCTGCAGGTCCCGGCTCCTTTACCGGAGTGCGTATCGGTATGGTAACGGCCAAATCGCTTGGCCAGGCCCTGGCTGTTCCCCTGGCGGGAGTCTCCACCCTCCAGGCCTTGGCCGCACAGCACCCCCATTTCCCCGGAGTAGTCTGTCCCATTCTTGATGCTCGGCGCGACCAGGTATACAACGCCGTATTTCTGCCGGGAGAGCTGCCTGAGCATATCCAAAAGGAACGGGCTCTGGCCTTGGGTGAACTGTTGGCTGAGCTCAAAGACGGGGAAAAGGATGTGCTGTTTGTGGGAGATGCGGTACCCCTTCATCGGGAGACAATAGCTGATGCTCTGGGCCGGCGGGCCTGCTTTATGCCTCCGGAGAGCTCTGTCTGCCGCGCAGCGGCGGTAGCCCGACTGGGCCTAAAAGAGCTGCAGGCCGGTGGCGGCCGGACATGGCGGGATTTGGAGCCCCAATATGTACGCCGTTCCGAGGCGGAAGTGAAATATTTGGCCCGCAAAAAGCAAGGAGGCACTGGGCTTGACTGTGACAATTGA
- the rimI gene encoding ribosomal protein S18-alanine N-acetyltransferase translates to MTIEPMKFSHVDRVAQIEKMVYRYPWTRHAFAGEVVDNSFASYYVAVEDDEVVGYAGIWIILDEAHVTNLAVCPTRQNRGVGQMLLYHLIKVAREKGALRMTLEVRFSNRKAQDLYKKFGFVSCGVRPNYYRDEDAMIMWLEDLQRGHGFEGAEGQP, encoded by the coding sequence GTGACAATTGAACCGATGAAATTTTCTCACGTTGACCGGGTAGCCCAGATTGAAAAAATGGTGTACCGTTACCCCTGGACCAGGCATGCCTTTGCCGGAGAAGTGGTGGATAATAGTTTTGCTTCGTATTATGTGGCAGTGGAAGATGATGAAGTGGTGGGATATGCCGGTATTTGGATAATCCTTGATGAAGCCCATGTCACTAACCTTGCAGTGTGCCCCACCAGGCAAAATCGCGGTGTGGGCCAAATGCTTTTGTATCACCTGATTAAGGTAGCAAGAGAAAAAGGTGCCCTGCGAATGACGCTGGAAGTGCGGTTTTCCAATCGAAAGGCTCAGGATTTATATAAAAAATTTGGCTTTGTTTCCTGTGGCGTCCGGCCCAATTATTATCGGGATGAAGATGCAATGATTATGTGGCTGGAGGATTTGCAGCGCGGCCACGGGTTTGAAGGCGCAGAGGGACAGCCCTAA